A genomic region of Plasmodium falciparum 3D7 genome assembly, chromosome: 11 contains the following coding sequences:
- a CDS encoding sporozoite surface protein essential for liver stage development, putative encodes MCSTYSVEPLVYDSYEYVYLKPKKAGTSAVYYPLNISWKYVAKKRSVGCFGSRKKYTLTPEAYYYPYYYYYVYYYPSAARLVRTTRKEKVLKENNNKESEDENKQDNVGTEKKECDCSEKEKYIPTYVPLTESYYFPPSALYVPHYSVLVP; translated from the exons ATGTGCAGCACATATTCCGTTGAACCTTTAGTATACGACAGCTACGAGTATGTCTACTTAA AACCAAAGAAAGCTGGTACCAGTGCTGTATATTACCCCCTAAACATATCATGGAAATATGTAGCCAAAAAAAGGTCAGTAGGCTGTTTTGGTTCTCGTAAGAAATATACTTTAACTCCAGAAGCTTATTATTACccttattactactattatgtatattattatccctCTGCTGCTCGTTTAGTACGTACTacaagaaaagaaaaggtACTAAAAGAGAACAATAACAAAGAATCAGAAGACGAAAACAAACAGGATAATGTAGgaacagaaaaaaaagaatgtgATTGTTCagagaaagaaaaatatattcctaCATATGTACCACTAACTgaatcatattattttccaCCAAGTGCTTTATATGTACCACATTATTCCGTCCTTGTACCATAA
- a CDS encoding ubiquitin-related modifier 1, putative produces the protein MKTKVELKFLGGLESYLANKSKNYVSLEIESEEFNFENLIAYIRNHIIVDRKDVFSDFVMSDGNVKSCNVMIDDKEYSNYNLSDKGKIKPGIIVLINEYDWEILDTYTYKIKNNDKICFLSTLHGG, from the coding sequence atgaaaaCTAAAGtagaattaaaatttttgggTGGACTTGAAAGCTATTTAGCTAACAAatcaaaaaattatgtatcaTTAGAAATTGAATCAGAAGAATTTAATTTTGAGAATTTAATAGCATATATAAGAAATCATATAATTGTTGATAGAAAAGATGTTTTCTCAGATTTTGTTATGAGTGATGGTAATGTCAAATCATGTAATGTAATGATAGATGATAAGGAATattcaaattataatttaagtgataaaggaaaaataaaaccAGGAATTATTGTtctaataaatgaatatgatTGGGAAATTCTagatacatatacatacaaaataaaaaataatgataaaatatgtttCTTATCAACATTACATGGTGGCTAA
- a CDS encoding calcium-binding protein, putative, whose amino-acid sequence MATRKKERYHTTGKGNKIDFYLNLDEFENIKSITNNNEKKNDEKFSSSTYKSYSDNDNNGVSLYSKKNMLFNEDNINVGRNNYNKTSEKHEERSNNRPMIQLNKIMSEEDNTYYKGTCCKFNDNKGKKKIDKDKDNHNIYNKKNDVVKEYNLDELWTYLNHVHNAEDSRLKYKINEIMERKNSLNNHNNNNKEEDNDYTEKINNVNTTYNMNNKKRNHINKKNNDISYKNNFNDKNYFNYEEYKYIVKYILPSIDDKKLKYSWSILKENIQPQNEQLNHKDIFKFINEKTGNEESNYVNKIVCSKLKNKMLKYNFNPSDVQLKTINYIDTIRSRACEFSKHFKDLITDNELTELFKEKEKIKKDDLEKEIVHIINERLKDENMVYVQKKEETNKNKHKNDDNMLLSISVYNNMKRKKEGLTDFNIKAYISTLLTNKNDEVYVKDFINNLQVDYDLISNENINVKDAYDFYSRNIPPTENINNINNNMDELNKDEIERAKFLIEEIDYSVRNNFKSHYINTNNNHKNIKLKILNDNEKSYLSLYEIFKHLDNDKDSYITKDDLIKSVNKLKLKNITNNDINILMKYMDNEKKGYINVNDFLKNYEMEEKSMLNWIKNTNKPYFDFVSNLKNKSHERSISEKIKYNKNASIAKKYNDVINNYNLELDPHCPSYVIRERIRENFIAKKEDFINKHKKASRFHLTNYKNTNNLIEPLTNSDLYMNDKLRFKTTYNMNYN is encoded by the coding sequence ATGGCCACTAGGAAGAAAGAAAGATATCATACAACAGGAAAAGGAAACAAAATTGATTTTTATCTTAATTTAGATGaatttgaaaatataaagagcataacaaataataatgaaaaaaagaatgatGAGAAATTTTCAAGCAGTACATATAAGTCATATagtgataatgataataatggagtatcattatattcaaaaaaaaatatgttatttaatgaagacaatataaatgtaggcagaaataattataataagacTTCTGAAAAACATGAAGAAAGATCGAATAATAGGCCCATGATACAAttgaacaaaataatgagTGAAGAggataatacatattataaaggTACATGTTGTAaatttaatgataataaaggaaaaaagaaaatagataaagataaagataatcataatatttataataagaaaaatgatGTAGTAAAGGAATATAATTTGGATGAACTGTGGACATATTTAAATCATGTACACAATGCAGAAGATAGTAgattgaaatataaaattaatgaaattatggaaagaaaaaattctttaaataatcataataataataataaagaagaagataatgattatacggaaaagataaataatgtaaatactacatataatatgaataataaaaaaagaaatcatataaataaaaagaataacgATATAtcgtataaaaataattttaatgataagaattattttaattatgaagaatataaatatatagtaaaatatatattaccatctattgatgataaaaaaCTAAAATATTCTTGGTCTATATTAAAAGAGAATATACAACCTCAAAATGAACAATTGAATCATAAAGATATATTcaaatttataaatgaaaaaacagGAAATGAAGAAAGTAATTATGTGAATAAGATAGTTTGTAGTaagttaaaaaataaaatgttaaaatataatttcaaTCCTTCAGATGTTCAATTAAAAACCATAAATTATATTGACACTATCAGATCAAGGGCTTGTGAATTTTCAAAACATTTTAAAGATCTTATAACAGATAATGAGTTGACCgaattatttaaagaaaaggaaaaaattaaaaaagatgatttagaaaaagaaattgtacatataataaatgaaagattaaaagatgaaaatatgGTATATGTTCAGAAGAAAGaggaaacaaataaaaataaacataaaaatgatgacaaTATGTTATTATCCATTTCGGTTtacaataatatgaaaagaaaaaaagaagggCTAACAGATTTTAACATAAAGGCATATATATCAACCttattaacaaataaaaatgatgaagtaTATGTAAAAGATTTTATAAACAATCTTCAAGTTGATTATGATTTAATtagtaatgaaaatataaatgtaaaagatGCATATGATTTTTATTCCAGAAATATCCCACCAactgaaaatattaataatataaataataatatggatgaaTTAAATAAGGATGAAATAGAAAGGgcaaaatttttaatagaaGAAATTGATTATTCAGTGAGAAATAATTTCAAAtctcattatataaatacaaataataatcataaaaatataaaattgaaaatattaaatgataacGAAAAATCttatttatctttatatgaaatatttaaacaTTTAGATAATGATAAAGACAGTTATATAACTAAAGATGATTTAATCAAAAGTGTTAATAaattgaaattaaaaaatataactaataatgatattaatatacttatgaaatatatggataatgaaaaaaaaggatatataaatgtaaatgattttttaaaaaattatgaaatggAAGAAAAATCTATGTTAAATTGGattaaaaatacaaacaagccatattttgattttgtatctaatttaaaaaataaatcacaTGAAAGATCTATTAgcgaaaaaattaaatataataaaaatgctTCTATagctaaaaaatataatgatgttataaataattataatttagaGTTAGATCCACATTGTCCTTCATATGTTATAAGAGAAAGAATTAGAGAAAATTTTATTGCtaaaaaagaagattttataaataaacataaaaaagcATCAAGGTTTCATttaacaaattataaaaatacaaacaaTTTAATTGAACCTCTGACCAATTCAGATCTATATATGAATGATAAGTTAAGGTTCAAAACTACATAcaatatgaattataattaa
- a CDS encoding apicoplast ribosomal protein S14p/S29e precursor, putative, with protein MLSFIKLLLFFFNFMIFQGKVILCVNHKSSDLSLFLYSHRIYENKKKNHVRKKLSILNLKKRLDPNDKYTVIKRHESKIQRNLKRKYMIERYKEKRQQLKKYISEASSPIEYVYWKYKLSTLPRDSCPVRYRNRCAITGRARGYYSFFGLCRHQARSLIQKMFFPGFVKASW; from the exons ATGTTgagttttataaaattattattatttttttttaattttatgatCTTTCAAGGAAAGGTTATATTATGTGTAAATCATAAAAGTTCAGATTTatccttatttttatattcccaTAGAATTTatgaaaacaaaaagaaaaatcatGTGAGGAAAAAATTGagtatattaaatttaaagaaGAGATTAGACCCGAATGATAAATACACTGTGATAAAAAGGCATGAATCCAAAATACAAagaaatttaaaaagaaaatatatgatcgaaagatataaagaaaagaggcaacaattaaaaaaatatatatctgaAGCTTCATCACCTATTGAATATGTTTATTGGAAATATAAACTTTCAACATTACCTAGAGATTCATGTCCAGTACGATATAGAAATAGATGCGCAATAACAG gAAGAGCTAGAGGATATTACTCCTTCTTTGGTTTATGCAGACATCAAGCAAGATCTCttatacaaaaaatgttttttccGGGATTTGTCAAAGCAAGTTGGTAA